AAGGATCATTGTGAACAGCTTATTTACGAAGAAAGTATTGGGAATACCTTAGAGATGGTCTTCTTGAAGCAGGTTTTATGTTCATCCATGGAAGCATGAATGAATTCATCCATGTGATCCTTGATATCTTCTAGAAAACTAGCTTGTTCGCTCTTCTTTTTCCGACACGAAGTCATGGCTGGATTTGGAGTAAGAGGGGATGGTGTCTTCTCATTTTGTACATTTTCTGCTGCCATATCCTTGATGCAAGGCTCTTACGTTGGCTGTAAGGTTTACCAACATCCCAGATAACTGTTATATTTCTTCATATGCACCAAAAAAGACAAATACTCACCAAGAAGAAAAATCAagtcaacaataacaacaacaacaacaacaacaactatgtcTCAATCCTAAAGTAGTTGGGTTTCGGCCATACTAATCCTCATGTACATTTGCTCAATTTGGATCCCTCTCTTCCACTATCTTCAATAACAAAATACTGTGTTTAATTCGTCATTAGTAGCAAACTGCGACTGCCTCAATAGTTATAGTCTTTAATGATTTCGCAATATTTTCAATCTAATACTCAATTTCATACTATTGGGGCACACACAAACAAATTACATCATAATATAAAGGAATACACTAGGTAATGATCCTTAAGAGGCACCCAAATTTTCAGGTATATACTGTTCATTAAGAAACAGGACAGATATCTATAGAACTTACTTTTAACTTTTAATTCAGACACAAATTTTGTGATCTCAACAATCAGACTATGCCACAAAGCTAGATACATTCTTTAAAAAAGCAATTTTCCCAGAGCAAGAACCTGCACCTCAAATTTAAGCTGGAAAGAAGTTGTCTAGTGTTACAACTCTCAGTACAGTCAAAATTGGCAAAGTAATCGATCAAAGCATAACCCTTATACCGTATAAGTTACTATCAATCAATCAAATTGCACATAAACTGTTCGATTTAATGCTGCtaagaaaattaaattaaattggcAAGTGACACAAAGCAAAGTAATAAGTAAACCCAGAAAATAGATTTCAGGGTGATTTGATCTATATTTCTTGCTGTTCGCAGAGATTAATTTTAAGGAATACAATTAAAATCGAAGGAGATGAATTACCTTACGAAATAGAGAGGACGTGGTTTTCTGATCAAGTCACACGGTACGAGAATGATCGGGGGAGTGGAACCTTCTTCAATAGAATGAATGACTTGAGCAACAAGTTTAACATGGGCCGGGTCAAGGGACCCGACCTGACATAACTTCTTCAATCAAGGGAGATTTACCAATTTAACCTTTAAATGTCATCATTTAAGTTTTGACCTCGTTTGAAAAGTTATATAAGGCGGCTTAGAGGTGACAATTTGAGcccatatttagaaaattagctCATTTTATCCACATATTAATGAGTTGGGTCACTTATATTTCAGGTGGGTAAATATGAACTTCAAGTCTCTTTTTAACTCATAAAAATATGGGTaaaatatggatatccatataaAAACACACTAGACCCAATAACAActcattttgaaaatgagaaatttcTTTCTTACTTCCCACCCCAACCCTTACCCCACCACCCACACCGCCATGCCCCCCCaccccacactttttttttatttcatatattttatttttcttttataaaaagcttataaaaaaggagaaatttttttcttacctcccacccgaacccttaccccaccacccacccgCCATGCCCCCTACCCCcaaacattttatttatttatttcatatactttatttttattttataaaaagcttataaaaaaaggagatttttttttttacctcccACTTTCATCCCTACCCCCACCCCACCAaaattcaatttcatatattttacctttataaatttttataaaaaatgggaaaaaaaattcttacccccacCTCACCCCCCACCTCACCCCTCCAAATTTCAATTTTcctatatattacttctataaaaAATTACTATAAAATAATGGAAAAGAATTTCTGGTCCCCCACCCCATCCCCTACCTCCACGCCACCTTCCCCCGccccaaaaaaaatcaatttcatatagtttacttttataaaaaaattataaaaaatgaaaaataaaattctTACTCCCACCCCACCCCCTCCACTCACccctgaaatttatatgaaaaaattaatttaacttgacttgacaaaagaaaaaaattataaacataCACTTGAAATAATATTACACTTGTATAATATGGGTTAACCCATAACCAACCCAGTCATTTATCACCAAACCCATATTTAGAATCCAACCAAACTCAACCATTTGCCACCCCTAAGGCAGCCAAAAATCATCACAAGTTGGCCATAAACTTGCGGACGAATTTCGGCGGATCATCATAAAATTCGTCAGGTTGCCTTTGTCATAATTTCTTATGATCACAAAAAATTGGCCACCAAATCCTGATGATTCTGAAGGGTCACTATAAAATTCGTCAAATTACTTCTCACAAATTCTAATGATTGCTTGAAGTTGAACAACAAATTCTAATAATGGCGGATCACCATTGACTTATTACGTAGACATTTCAGCAACACATTTTTGCTTCAAAATTGATCCAGATTATTTCAAACCGTCAAATTAAGTACTCAGGCCCAGGGATAGTCCCGATATAGGAGATCTCGAGGTATTGTGCAATTTTAGAAGGATAAGGTATGGGCCAAAATTAAGACATTATGAGCCAACTACCAAAATTAAGACATTATGAGCCAACTACCAAAATTAAGACATTATGAGCCAACTACTTAATTAATTTACTACAATGTCAGAGATGGCATATATAGTATTTCGAAAAATCTTGTCGTGTGGACAACTTGGTCATCTCTCAGGTATTAACTTCTTCTAGCTAGACAAGGGGAGAAAGAGTTACGTTTGAGAAAATGGGGAATGTATTCGCAATAATCAAGCCCATATTACATGCTATAATGAAAGCTATCGGAATGACATCCATGTTGGTAGAAATAGAACCAGGAACCACCATGCATTTTTGGGTTCCAATTGAATCCACAGCTATTCATCAGGACCCTAACAACAAACCTAAGCCTACAGTTGTATTTCTCCATGGATTTGTTGCCAATGGAATTATGACATGGCTTTTTCAAATGGTCTCCTTAAGAACTTCAGGTGCTGATTTTGCTGTTTACGTTCCTGATCTACTTTTCTTCGGAGACTCCATTACTGATTGTCCCGAACGGTCAACAAGTTTTCAGGCACATTGTTTAGCAAAGGGTACAcatctcatctaaaagtttaagTTATAGAACACAAATTTCTTTACTTAGTTGTCTCCAATACGTCCTTCCTGCCTTTGTCTTTCAGCTACCATACTGAAGTGTGTTATCAATCATCTCATATAAAAATTTAAGCTATTATACATGGAGAGCAcatatttatttttacttttttatgtTTTTAATACACCCCTCACATGTGGGCCTGGTTGTTTTTCAGGTATGATGGCGCTGGGAGTTGAAAAGTTTTCTCTAGTGGGATTCAGTTATGGAGGAGTGGTCGGGTTCAAGTTGGCTCAATTGTATCCTGATATGGTTGAATCTATCGTTATGTCAAGCACAGTTATAGAGTTGACTGAGTCTATTAGCAATGCTTCGTTGAACAACATTGGGTTC
The sequence above is a segment of the Lycium barbarum isolate Lr01 chromosome 6, ASM1917538v2, whole genome shotgun sequence genome. Coding sequences within it:
- the LOC132599176 gene encoding uncharacterized protein LOC132599176, which encodes MGNVFAIIKPILHAIMKAIGMTSMLVEIEPGTTMHFWVPIESTAIHQDPNNKPKPTVVFLHGFVANGIMTWLFQMVSLRTSGADFAVYVPDLLFFGDSITDCPERSTSFQAHCLAKGMMALGVEKFSLVGFSYGGVVGFKLAQLYPDMVESIVMSSTVIELTESISNASLNNIGFTSWPDFLLPKTISDLKVLLSIGSHKFPWFPDFFFRDFLEVMFANRKEKLELLKALVVSDKDAATPKYSQRIYLLYGDNDKIFNQAVSDTIKAKLGENTTLEYIKRAGHLVQLERPFAYNCFLKKILSYSSGSGNM